Proteins encoded within one genomic window of Odocoileus virginianus isolate 20LAN1187 ecotype Illinois chromosome 2, Ovbor_1.2, whole genome shotgun sequence:
- the ASB6 gene encoding ankyrin repeat and SOCS box protein 6 isoform X2, translated as MAELGLARAAAVLLRNGANLNFEDPVTYYTALHIAVLRNQPDMVELLVRHGADVNRRDRIHESSPLDLASEEPERLPCLQRLLDLGADVNAADKHGKTALLHALASSDGVQVHNTENIRLLLEGGADVKATTKDGDTVFTCIIFLLGETVGGDKEEAQLINRFCFQVTQLLLAHGADPSECPAHESLMHICLKSFKLHFPLLRFLLESGAAYNCSLHGASCWSGFHIIFERLCSHPGCAEDESHADLLRKAETVLDLMVTNSQKLQLPENFDIHPVGSLADKIQALHFSLRQLESYPPPLKHLCRVYIRLYLQPWPVDAKVKALPLPDRLKWYLLSEHSGAVEDDI; from the exons ATGGCCGAGCTGGGGCTGGCACGCGCGGCCGCCGTGCTCCTGCGGAATGGAGCCAACCTCAACTTTGAAG ACCCGGTCACCTACTACACGGCGCTGCACATCGCCGTCCTACGGAACCAGCCGGACATGGTGGAGCTGCTGGTGCGCCACGGGGCCGACGTCAACCGCAGGGACCGG ATCCATGAGAGCAGCCCCCTGGACCTGGCCAGCGAGGAGCCAGAGCGCCTGCCCTGCCTGCAACGCCTCCTGGACCTCGGAGCAGATGTCAATGCGGCTGACAAGCATG GTAAGACAGCCCTGCTCCATGCTCTGGCCAGCAGTGACGGGGTGCAGGTCCACAACACCGAGAACATCCGGCTCCTGCTGGAAGGAG GGGCGGACGTCAAGGCCACTACCAAAGACGGGGACACAGTGTTCACCTGCATCATCTTCCTGCTGGGCGAGACAGTGGGAGGCGACAAAGAGGAGGCCCAGCTGATCAACCGCTTCTGCTTCCAAGTCACGCAGCTGCTGCTGGCCCACGGTGCCGACCCCAGCGAGTGCCCGGCCCACGAGTCCCTCATGCACATCTGCCTCAAGAGCTTCAAGCTGCACTTCCCCCTGCTGCGCTTCCTGCTGGAGTCAGGAGCCGCCTACAACTGCTCCCTACACGGCGCGTCCTGCTGGTCTGGCTTCCACATCATCTTTGAGAGGCTCTGCTCCCACCCGGGCTGTGCGGAGGACGAGAGCCACGCGGACCTTCTGCGCAAGGCGGAGACCGTGCTGGATCTCATGGTGACCAACTCCCAGAAGCTCCAGCTGCCTGAAAACTTTGACATCCACCCTGTGGGCAGCCTGGCGGACAAGATCCAGGCCCTGCACTTCTCCCTGAGGCAGCTGGAGAGCTACCCCCCGCCCCTAAAGCACCTATGCCGCGTGTACATCCGCCTCTACCTTCAGCCGTGGCCCGTGGATGCCAAGGTCAAGGCCCTACCTCTGCCCGACAGGCTCAAGTGGTACCTCCTCAGCGAGCACAGTGGCGCCGTCGAGGACGACATCTGA
- the NTMT1 gene encoding N-terminal Xaa-Pro-Lys N-methyltransferase 1 isoform X1: MTSEVIEDEKQFYSKAKTYWKEVPATVDGMLGGYGHISSIDINSSRKFLQRFLREGPNKTGTSYALDCGAGIGRITKRLLLPLFGVVDMVDVTEDFLVKAKTYLGEEGKRVRNFFCCGLQDFSPEPQSYDVIWIQWVIGHLTDQHLAEFLRRCKRGLRPNGIIVIKDNMAQEGVILDDVDSSVCRDLDVVHRIVRSAGLSLLAQERQENLPDEIYHVYSLALR; this comes from the exons ATGACGAGCGAGGTGATCGAGGACGAGAAACAgttctactccaaggccaagacGTATTGGAAGGAGGTCCCGGCCACCGTGGACGGCATGCTCGGGGGGTATGGCCACATCTCCAGCATCGACATCAACAGCTCCCGGAAGTTCCTGCAGAGGTTTCTGAGG GAAGGCCCAAACAAGACTGGGACCTCATACGCCCTGGACTGCGGAGCTGGCATTGGGAGGATCACCAAGCGGCTGCTCTTGCCTCTCTTCGGAGTGGTGGACATGGTGGACGTGACGGAGGACTTCCTGGTCAAGGCCAAGACCTACCTGGGCGAGGAGGGCAAGCGAGTGAGGAACTTCTTTTGCTGTGGCCTCCAGGACTTCAGCCCCGAGCCACAGTCGTACGATGTGATCTGGATCCAGTGGGTGATAG GCCACCTGACCGATCAGCACCTGGCCGAGTTCCTGCGGCGCTGCAAGCGGGGCCTGCGTCCCAACGGCATCATCGTCATCAAGGACAACATGGCCCAGGAGGGCGTCATCCTGGACGACGTGGACAGCAGCGTGTGCCGCGACCTGGACGTGGTGCACAGGATCGTCCGCAGCGCAGGCCTCAGCCTCCTGGCCCAGGAGCGGCAGGAGAACCTCCCGGATGAGATCTACCACGTCTACAGCCTCGCCCTGAGATGA
- the ASB6 gene encoding ankyrin repeat and SOCS box protein 6 isoform X1 encodes MPFLHGFRRIIFEYQPLVDAILDSLGIQDPERQEPLDGPSYAASEESRILVLTELLERKAHSPFYQEGVSNALLKMAELGLARAAAVLLRNGANLNFEDPVTYYTALHIAVLRNQPDMVELLVRHGADVNRRDRIHESSPLDLASEEPERLPCLQRLLDLGADVNAADKHGKTALLHALASSDGVQVHNTENIRLLLEGGADVKATTKDGDTVFTCIIFLLGETVGGDKEEAQLINRFCFQVTQLLLAHGADPSECPAHESLMHICLKSFKLHFPLLRFLLESGAAYNCSLHGASCWSGFHIIFERLCSHPGCAEDESHADLLRKAETVLDLMVTNSQKLQLPENFDIHPVGSLADKIQALHFSLRQLESYPPPLKHLCRVYIRLYLQPWPVDAKVKALPLPDRLKWYLLSEHSGAVEDDI; translated from the exons ATGCCATTCCTGCATGGCTTCCGGAGGATTATCTTCGAGTACCAGCCGCTCGTGGATGCTATCCTGGACTCCTTGGGCATCCAGGACCCCGAGCGGCAGGAGCCCTTGGACGG GCCCAGTTATGCCGCCAGTGAGGAGAGCCGCATCCTTGTTCTCACCGAGCTGCTTGAGAGAAAAGCCCATTCTCCATTTTACCAGGAAGGCGTGAGCAACGCCCTGCTGAAGATGGCCGAGCTGGGGCTGGCACGCGCGGCCGCCGTGCTCCTGCGGAATGGAGCCAACCTCAACTTTGAAG ACCCGGTCACCTACTACACGGCGCTGCACATCGCCGTCCTACGGAACCAGCCGGACATGGTGGAGCTGCTGGTGCGCCACGGGGCCGACGTCAACCGCAGGGACCGG ATCCATGAGAGCAGCCCCCTGGACCTGGCCAGCGAGGAGCCAGAGCGCCTGCCCTGCCTGCAACGCCTCCTGGACCTCGGAGCAGATGTCAATGCGGCTGACAAGCATG GTAAGACAGCCCTGCTCCATGCTCTGGCCAGCAGTGACGGGGTGCAGGTCCACAACACCGAGAACATCCGGCTCCTGCTGGAAGGAG GGGCGGACGTCAAGGCCACTACCAAAGACGGGGACACAGTGTTCACCTGCATCATCTTCCTGCTGGGCGAGACAGTGGGAGGCGACAAAGAGGAGGCCCAGCTGATCAACCGCTTCTGCTTCCAAGTCACGCAGCTGCTGCTGGCCCACGGTGCCGACCCCAGCGAGTGCCCGGCCCACGAGTCCCTCATGCACATCTGCCTCAAGAGCTTCAAGCTGCACTTCCCCCTGCTGCGCTTCCTGCTGGAGTCAGGAGCCGCCTACAACTGCTCCCTACACGGCGCGTCCTGCTGGTCTGGCTTCCACATCATCTTTGAGAGGCTCTGCTCCCACCCGGGCTGTGCGGAGGACGAGAGCCACGCGGACCTTCTGCGCAAGGCGGAGACCGTGCTGGATCTCATGGTGACCAACTCCCAGAAGCTCCAGCTGCCTGAAAACTTTGACATCCACCCTGTGGGCAGCCTGGCGGACAAGATCCAGGCCCTGCACTTCTCCCTGAGGCAGCTGGAGAGCTACCCCCCGCCCCTAAAGCACCTATGCCGCGTGTACATCCGCCTCTACCTTCAGCCGTGGCCCGTGGATGCCAAGGTCAAGGCCCTACCTCTGCCCGACAGGCTCAAGTGGTACCTCCTCAGCGAGCACAGTGGCGCCGTCGAGGACGACATCTGA
- the ASB6 gene encoding ankyrin repeat and SOCS box protein 6 isoform X3, with product MPFLHGFRRIIFEYQPLVDAILDSLGIQDPERQEPLDGPSYAASEESRILVLTELLERKAHSPFYQEGVSNALLKMAELGLARAAAVLLRNGANLNFEDPVTYYTALHIAVLRNQPDMVELLVRHGADVNRRDRIHESSPLDLASEEPERLPCLQRLLDLGADVNAADKHGWVSGSISGSRKILLLLALLVLCLCQWRENGQKPVTLSCSWEVRQPCSMLWPAVTGCRSTTPRTSGSCWKEGRTSRPLPKTGTQCSPASSSCWARQWEATKRRPS from the exons ATGCCATTCCTGCATGGCTTCCGGAGGATTATCTTCGAGTACCAGCCGCTCGTGGATGCTATCCTGGACTCCTTGGGCATCCAGGACCCCGAGCGGCAGGAGCCCTTGGACGG GCCCAGTTATGCCGCCAGTGAGGAGAGCCGCATCCTTGTTCTCACCGAGCTGCTTGAGAGAAAAGCCCATTCTCCATTTTACCAGGAAGGCGTGAGCAACGCCCTGCTGAAGATGGCCGAGCTGGGGCTGGCACGCGCGGCCGCCGTGCTCCTGCGGAATGGAGCCAACCTCAACTTTGAAG ACCCGGTCACCTACTACACGGCGCTGCACATCGCCGTCCTACGGAACCAGCCGGACATGGTGGAGCTGCTGGTGCGCCACGGGGCCGACGTCAACCGCAGGGACCGG ATCCATGAGAGCAGCCCCCTGGACCTGGCCAGCGAGGAGCCAGAGCGCCTGCCCTGCCTGCAACGCCTCCTGGACCTCGGAGCAGATGTCAATGCGGCTGACAAGCATG GCTGGGTCTCAGGTAGCATCTCAGGGTCCAGAAAAATCCTACTTCTCCTGGCCCTTCTGGTCCTGTGTTTGTGTCAGTGGAGAGAAAACGGCCAGAAACCTGTCACCCTCAGCTGTAGCTGGGAG GTAAGACAGCCCTGCTCCATGCTCTGGCCAGCAGTGACGGGGTGCAGGTCCACAACACCGAGAACATCCGGCTCCTGCTGGAAGGAG GGGCGGACGTCAAGGCCACTACCAAAGACGGGGACACAGTGTTCACCTGCATCATCTTCCTGCTGGGCGAGACAGTGGGAGGCGACAAAGAGGAGGCCCAGCTGA
- the NTMT1 gene encoding N-terminal Xaa-Pro-Lys N-methyltransferase 1 isoform X2 gives MVDVTEDFLVKAKTYLGEEGKRVRNFFCCGLQDFSPEPQSYDVIWIQWVIGHLTDQHLAEFLRRCKRGLRPNGIIVIKDNMAQEGVILDDVDSSVCRDLDVVHRIVRSAGLSLLAQERQENLPDEIYHVYSLALR, from the exons ATGGTGGACGTGACGGAGGACTTCCTGGTCAAGGCCAAGACCTACCTGGGCGAGGAGGGCAAGCGAGTGAGGAACTTCTTTTGCTGTGGCCTCCAGGACTTCAGCCCCGAGCCACAGTCGTACGATGTGATCTGGATCCAGTGGGTGATAG GCCACCTGACCGATCAGCACCTGGCCGAGTTCCTGCGGCGCTGCAAGCGGGGCCTGCGTCCCAACGGCATCATCGTCATCAAGGACAACATGGCCCAGGAGGGCGTCATCCTGGACGACGTGGACAGCAGCGTGTGCCGCGACCTGGACGTGGTGCACAGGATCGTCCGCAGCGCAGGCCTCAGCCTCCTGGCCCAGGAGCGGCAGGAGAACCTCCCGGATGAGATCTACCACGTCTACAGCCTCGCCCTGAGATGA